From a region of the Corvus cornix cornix isolate S_Up_H32 chromosome 2, ASM73873v5, whole genome shotgun sequence genome:
- the MOS gene encoding proto-oncogene serine/threonine-protein kinase mos produces the protein MPSPIPLNCFLSFEYSPSSDLRPCSSPLVIPGKDSRSFLGGAPSTRTRCLPPRLSWCSIDWEQLCLLQPLGSGGFGSVYKATYHGATVAVKQVKKSSKNRLASRQSFWAELNVAQLQHDNVVRVVAASTCAPASENSLGTIIMEYVGNITLHHVIYGTRDAWRQEEDDEGGCGRKALSMEETVCYSCDIMTGLAFLHSQDIVHLDLKPANVFITEQGVCKIGDFGCSQKLEKGLSQSPHVCQQGGTYTHRAPELLKGERVTDKADIYSFAITLWQIVMREQPYLGERQHVLYAVVAYNLRPSLAAEVFHESPAGRTLQSIISCCWKANVEERLSADQLLPSLRALKQSL, from the coding sequence atGCCATCACCTATTCCtcttaattgttttctttcttttgagtATTCCCCCTCTTCGGATTTGCGCCCCTGCAGTAGCCCTTTAGTTATCCCTGGCAAAGACAGCAGAAGCTTTTTGGGGGGAGCTCCTTCAACCAGGACTCGTTGCTTGCCTCCACGCCTGTCTTGGTGCTCCATTgactgggagcagctctgccttctgcagccCTTAGGATCTGGGGGCTTTGGCTCTGTCTACAAAGCCACCTACCATGGTGCAACTGTGGCAGTGAAGCAGGTGAAGAAGAGCAGCAAAAACCGGCTGGCATCACGGCAGAGCTTCTGGGCTGAGCTGAATgtggcccagctccagcacgATAATGTGGTACGTGTGGTGGCTGCCAGCACGTGTGCCCCAGCCAGCGAGAACAGCCTGGGCACCATAATCATGGAGTATGTGGGTAACATCACCCTGCACCATGTAATTTATGGCACTAGGGATGCATGGAGACAGGAGGAGGATGATGAAGGAGGATGTGGAAGGAAGGCCTTGAGCATGGAAGAGACTGTGTGCTATTCTTGTGACATCATGACAGGCTTAGCCTTTCTGCACTCCCAGGACATTGTGCACTTGGACCTGAAGCCTGCAAATGTTTTCATCACTGAGCAGGGAGTGTGCAAGATTGGAGACTTTGGGTGCTCCCAGAAACTGGAGAAGGGCTTGTCCCAGAGCCCCCATGTTTGCCAGCAAGGGGGCACATACACCCACCGTGCCCCTGAGCTCCTCAAGGGGGAGAGGGTCACTGACAAAGCAGACATCTACTCGTTTGCCATCACCCTGTGGCAGATTGTCATGCGGGAGCAGCCGTACCTGGGAGAGCGGCAGCACGTGCTCTATGCCGTGGTCGCCTACAACTTGCGCCCTTCGCTGGCTGCCGAGGTGTTCCACGAGTCCCCAGCAGGCCGGACGCTCCAGAGCatcatcagctgctgctggaaggcgAACGTGGAGGAGCGCCTGAGTGCAgaccagctgcttcccagcctcaGGGCCCTCAAGCAGAGCCTCTAG